The proteins below come from a single Phocoena sinus isolate mPhoSin1 chromosome 2, mPhoSin1.pri, whole genome shotgun sequence genomic window:
- the ATP5F1C gene encoding ATP synthase subunit gamma, mitochondrial isoform X3, which translates to MATLKDITRRLKSIKNIQKITKSMKMVAAAKYARAERELKPARVYGIGSLALYEKADIKVPEDKKKHLLIGVSSDRGLCGAIHSSIAKHLKSEVASLTAAGKEVKIVGVGDKLRSILHRTHSNQFLVTFKEVGRRPPTFGDASVIALELLNSGYEFDEGSIIFNRFRSVISYKTEEKPIFSLGTIASAESMSIYDDIDADVLQNYQEYSLANIIYYSLKESTTSEQSARMTAMDNASKNASEMIDKLTLTFNRTRQAVITKELIEIISGAAALD; encoded by the exons ATGGCAACCTTGAAAGATA TTACCAGGCGACTAAAATCAATCAAAAACATCCAGAAAATTACCAAGTCTATGAAAATGGTAGCAGCAGCGAAATATGCCCGAGCTGAGAGGGAGCTGAAACCAGCCCGAGTGTATGGAATAGGATCCTTGG ctctgtaTGAAAAGGCTGATATTAAGGTGCCTGAAGACAAGAAGAAACATCTCCTTATCGGTGTGTCCTCAGACCGAGGGCTTTGTGGTGCTATTCATTCCTCGATTGCTAAACACTTAAAGAGTGAGGTGGCCAGTCTCACGGCAGCTGGGAAAGAAGTTAAGATTGTTGGAGTTGGTGATAAACTCAGGAGTATACTTCACAG GACTCATTCTAACCAGTTTCTGGTGACATTCAAAGAAGTGGGGAGAAGGCCCCCTACCTTTGGGGATGCGTCGGTCATTGCCCTTGAACTGTTAAATTCTGGATATGAATTTGATGAAGGGTCTATCATCTTTAACCGATTCAG GTCTGTCATCTCCTACAAGACAGAAGAAAAGCCCATCTTTTCCCTTGGTACCATTGCAAGTGCTG AGAGCATGAGTATCTATGATGATATTGATGCTGACGTGCTGCAGAATTACCAAGAATACAGCCTGGCCAACATCATCTACTACTCTCTGAAGGAATCCACCACGAGTGAGCAGAGTGCCAGGATGACGGCCATGGACAATGCCAGCAAGAATGCTT CTGAGATGATTGACAAATTGACTTTGACGTTCAATCGCACCCGCCAAGCTGTCATCACCAAGGAGCTGATTGAAATCATCTCCGGTGCTGCGGCTCT GGACTAA
- the ATP5F1C gene encoding ATP synthase subunit gamma, mitochondrial isoform X1 produces the protein MFSPAGRTGLSAWAVQPQWIQVRNMATLKDITRRLKSIKNIQKITKSMKMVAAAKYARAERELKPARVYGIGSLALYEKADIKVPEDKKKHLLIGVSSDRGLCGAIHSSIAKHLKSEVASLTAAGKEVKIVGVGDKLRSILHRTHSNQFLVTFKEVGRRPPTFGDASVIALELLNSGYEFDEGSIIFNRFRSVISYKTEEKPIFSLGTIASAESMSIYDDIDADVLQNYQEYSLANIIYYSLKESTTSEQSARMTAMDNASKNASEMIDKLTLTFNRTRQAVITKELIEIISGAAALD, from the exons GATCCAAGTTCGAAATATGGCAACCTTGAAAGATA TTACCAGGCGACTAAAATCAATCAAAAACATCCAGAAAATTACCAAGTCTATGAAAATGGTAGCAGCAGCGAAATATGCCCGAGCTGAGAGGGAGCTGAAACCAGCCCGAGTGTATGGAATAGGATCCTTGG ctctgtaTGAAAAGGCTGATATTAAGGTGCCTGAAGACAAGAAGAAACATCTCCTTATCGGTGTGTCCTCAGACCGAGGGCTTTGTGGTGCTATTCATTCCTCGATTGCTAAACACTTAAAGAGTGAGGTGGCCAGTCTCACGGCAGCTGGGAAAGAAGTTAAGATTGTTGGAGTTGGTGATAAACTCAGGAGTATACTTCACAG GACTCATTCTAACCAGTTTCTGGTGACATTCAAAGAAGTGGGGAGAAGGCCCCCTACCTTTGGGGATGCGTCGGTCATTGCCCTTGAACTGTTAAATTCTGGATATGAATTTGATGAAGGGTCTATCATCTTTAACCGATTCAG GTCTGTCATCTCCTACAAGACAGAAGAAAAGCCCATCTTTTCCCTTGGTACCATTGCAAGTGCTG AGAGCATGAGTATCTATGATGATATTGATGCTGACGTGCTGCAGAATTACCAAGAATACAGCCTGGCCAACATCATCTACTACTCTCTGAAGGAATCCACCACGAGTGAGCAGAGTGCCAGGATGACGGCCATGGACAATGCCAGCAAGAATGCTT CTGAGATGATTGACAAATTGACTTTGACGTTCAATCGCACCCGCCAAGCTGTCATCACCAAGGAGCTGATTGAAATCATCTCCGGTGCTGCGGCTCT GGACTAA
- the ATP5F1C gene encoding ATP synthase subunit gamma, mitochondrial isoform X2, whose protein sequence is MFSPAGRTGLSAWAVQPQWIQVRNMATLKDITRRLKSIKNIQKITKSMKMVAAAKYARAERELKPARVYGIGSLALYEKADIKVPEDKKKHLLIGVSSDRGLCGAIHSSIAKHLKSEVASLTAAGKEVKIVGVGDKLRSILHRTHSNQFLVTFKEVGRRPPTFGDASVIALELLNSGYEFDEGSIIFNRFRSVISYKTEEKPIFSLGTIASAESMSIYDDIDADVLQNYQEYSLANIIYYSLKESTTSEQSARMTAMDNASKNASEMIDKLTLTFNRTRQAVITKELIEIISGAAAL, encoded by the exons GATCCAAGTTCGAAATATGGCAACCTTGAAAGATA TTACCAGGCGACTAAAATCAATCAAAAACATCCAGAAAATTACCAAGTCTATGAAAATGGTAGCAGCAGCGAAATATGCCCGAGCTGAGAGGGAGCTGAAACCAGCCCGAGTGTATGGAATAGGATCCTTGG ctctgtaTGAAAAGGCTGATATTAAGGTGCCTGAAGACAAGAAGAAACATCTCCTTATCGGTGTGTCCTCAGACCGAGGGCTTTGTGGTGCTATTCATTCCTCGATTGCTAAACACTTAAAGAGTGAGGTGGCCAGTCTCACGGCAGCTGGGAAAGAAGTTAAGATTGTTGGAGTTGGTGATAAACTCAGGAGTATACTTCACAG GACTCATTCTAACCAGTTTCTGGTGACATTCAAAGAAGTGGGGAGAAGGCCCCCTACCTTTGGGGATGCGTCGGTCATTGCCCTTGAACTGTTAAATTCTGGATATGAATTTGATGAAGGGTCTATCATCTTTAACCGATTCAG GTCTGTCATCTCCTACAAGACAGAAGAAAAGCCCATCTTTTCCCTTGGTACCATTGCAAGTGCTG AGAGCATGAGTATCTATGATGATATTGATGCTGACGTGCTGCAGAATTACCAAGAATACAGCCTGGCCAACATCATCTACTACTCTCTGAAGGAATCCACCACGAGTGAGCAGAGTGCCAGGATGACGGCCATGGACAATGCCAGCAAGAATGCTT CTGAGATGATTGACAAATTGACTTTGACGTTCAATCGCACCCGCCAAGCTGTCATCACCAAGGAGCTGATTGAAATCATCTCCGGTGCTGCGGCTCT